Genomic DNA from Dysidea avara chromosome 10, odDysAvar1.4, whole genome shotgun sequence:
GCATGAAGTCAATTAGAAAGGCATGCACCAAGTCATGAAACTTGCGGCAGCTGTACATGCAGGACTCAGATATCTAGTAGCTAGCAAAAAACCTTTTtatttgttataattataataacatGTGCTGCCCACTTCACAGCAAGCATAGTATGGAGGTGACTCCTGATTCAGCCCATCTTTTACAAAAGTTATGGAGCTGCAAAGAAAAGTACTGGGACATCCATCTTTTTACCATGATaaattgctatgtagttgcACTGTGATTGTCTACatccacgcacacacacacaacactctaCAACATGCCCCCTCCCCACTTTTCCGTATCTTCAAAGAAATATttcatacaagattgagatacttaaggttacggaatagtttaaaatgcgtgggcggaacaaattacaaaacctgctttaaaccaagcagggataaataatttcaacaactgtgttgtgttagcaatacagctaattgtgcttgtttgtttttgctacagaacaacgactgttcttgggtgtgtggtctacaataaagcgatgttttataaaaacgcgccgccaaaaaccaaactaacagattactgaatccttataatttcaacacaagtggctaaacaactaaaatatctaggtcctgtggaagcgattttttaagttactggttgtacagacattttattgaacttttagtagtttttttcgagtgaaacaagctctttgaaggcttgtatctgagtcactgggaagaaacacgccaaaaacgcttccacaggacctaataaatttaatatacagtatcgctatgccccagaaaagccaataaaacctacagcttttgctgtatttggcggcggaaaaacatggtagtgacagctggagctgagcgatgtacgggctggcttacttgtgttactacaacaaattgtagcgTTCTatctgcctcaaactacactgtagctacataaaaacattaaatatgaagggcttcaccttcatttaaaacttttcacgctgctagactggttttatgggcttctcaaaaagtatcgataggcattcaaaattgtGAATGTTTgtccgtgactataccgtaaccaaTCAAATTAAGTCATTCGTTTACATACGTACATCAAAGATTACGATAAATCCCGAATCAGCACGTGATTGTTCGTTATTCAGAGCGAACTTGTTTGGCTACAAGGAGAAATGCAGACTGTACTCATGTTGCTTTTGGCCGGCCTCGCCATATCGCAGGCTCAGCGTTGCAGTAAGCAAAGAACTTGCACCTGTAAAGTGTATACGTGTAATTCGCTGCAGTCGCTCCACAGGAATGGGAGAGTCAGATCTTCACGTACTACAGTACGGCAGATGGCGCGGAGCCGACTGCCATTCGAAGGGGGAAAGAAACTTATGATGCAGTTAACTATCGTCGACGTTTTATCGAGGAATTAGACACTTCACGCACTGATAGGAACTACTATGACGAGCTCTATTTGCACAAAGAGGTGACAGTGCATAGTAGTACAAGGGTAGCCACTACCAATAGGCCTGTAGAGCCATCTGCAACCGGGATCAAAGTTTTTGATCGACGAAATTAtaccttgatcgcttgatttcgCCTGAAATTGGGTCTTGATTACTTGATAATTTAACACATATTTTCGTAAATTCTCGTTTTGTTTTCGAGCTAGCTCAATCAGCACTCTGTAGCACGTCTTGATCGTTTGATTCAGTCCAAATTTAACTCTTGATCCCTTGGTTTTattttgatcccggtcgcagatggttctacaggactattggtagtgactaccccttgtagtAGTAGCATAGACTTCACTTTTTTTCATCTCTGTATTTAGGGAGTTGGTTACAGGCTTAACATGCGAACTAGGGAGTGTGAAAAATTCCCACTGACTGAGCCCTGGCATACCATTGAAGTACCTGAGAATTGCTCACTTGATTCCACGTACTACCTTGGCAGTCCCAGTGCTGGTGTAAACAATTATGTAGAGATGAACTATTATTCTGGATACACAGAGCGAGGCAAGGAAATAGCATTTTGTTATCACTACTGTTACATGTAAATGTTATAGGTTACTACAGGGGCACTTGGACAACAAGGGATTGTATCCCATATATCCACTCTTGGTTAACCACCTATCCAACTCCTAGCTACCATCGTACAACGTACGTCATCACCTCAATAGAATAAAGTGTGTATTACGTGTTCTCTTTCAGCCACTTTGATACGACTCCAGGAATATCTGACCCGAACGTGTTTATTCCTCCACAGGAATGCCAGTAGAATGACAACTATATAGTCTTATTGTTTAATGTGTGGAAACTTCTGTTAAAAATACATGTGTGCTATCTGTATGTTTTGCTGTAAAGGTACTGTGACAAGTGAGATGTGAAGATGTATCTGTATATATGCGTGCCGgttattgtgtgtgtttaaGTACACACAATTACACCATGGGCCATTCAGTGTCTATATGCATGGTCATCACAGCTTATAGTCAACTAAACCCTGTTTCTCTCATGCTAGAGATGACAAACAAGTTAAAGGTGGAAAAATATAGCATAGACAGATTGAGTCCCTGCAAGTTTATGCACTACAAAAGCAGACAGCTATGAAGTAGGGCTGGGTGATAGTGGATTTTTCAATATCCGAACGATAGTAAGACACTTCACGATAGACGAAAGCACGATAGTGAAAATTCACCTATTTTCTACTTATCACCTTCAAGAGATATGCAAGTAGGTATGTTACTTATGGATGTGTTTTCACAAAGAGACAAAACAACCTTTTTAGACTAATTTTTGCtcccaaatattatttttaaaagcattttgcAGTAATATCTACATATTTTTACATGTTAATTACTGTCCAATAGTAATTTTTCTAACGATTGGTGATACCGATACTATTCCGATATGttcatactatcccccagccctacTATGAAGTTAATTATTCCATGGGTAGATGGAAACCTTTGCTTTCTGCTGGCTTCCTCATTGGCTGTATATATTTGTGCTGGAGTGGGATCATTCAAAAGTCTCTAAACTACATGAGAGATGCTCTCAGTAGGCCATGCAGATTAGGCTGTTTTTAATGTTTTTTTGTGACCAGAAATTCTAGAATGTCAGCCAAGAAATATAAGTCATTTGATTTACATCAATTTCATTTGTAAAATGTATTTGAAACTTTGTTCCTTTATAGTTATATTTGCTGTCACAAAACAGCTACTTGGAGCCCCGAGATATTTGTTCCTTATTTGCTCCTCTAAATACTCCATCCCCTAGCTTTATTGCAGAGTGCTTGTAATCTAGCTCTCATGGGAACCACTATGATCTTTGAACCGGCTGCTCATAAAAAGCTTAAGCCTGCAGCTGGTTTAGGCCTCAGGTGCTTATTCTTCTTGTGATCCAGCTGACAGCCAATTAATGCTGAGGGTCAGTCCAGCTAGCTTGGAAGAAAGCTTATTAGTATCTGCTTCAGTTctttttcagacaataatttggATGCAAGGTCCAAATGTTCTGGTTCAAATAATCTAATCAGCAGTCCAAATAGTTATAAAGCTTAGAAATAGTTATATGTCTGGGGTCCAGTAGACAGTTCAGAAAGTAGGCTGAAGGTCTAAATATTTTActgaaataataaataaaacatgTGTTACAGTTTTCATGTGACAAATCTACTGAATTATCAGTTACGTGAAAATGAATTGGGAGTCCAAATATTTATAGCTAATGGCATAGGGTCAAAATATTTCAGAAAAGGTTAGAAGCTGCAAGTGAGCTAGCCATGCATAGTAGTTTATAAAGCTACCTGTATCAGTATTTCAAGTGATGAATCTACTGAAATATCAGTTCTGAAGAATAATTCAGGGGGTCAAAAATTCCAAATAAATGCATGATGGAGAAAACCACCATTATTGACAACATTTTTAGATACAAAAATAACTGGTAAGAGAATGAGTCCTCAGACAAACACAACCACGGCCGGATA
This window encodes:
- the LOC136268369 gene encoding mammalian ependymin-related protein 1-like; its protein translation is MQTVLMLLLAGLAISQAQRCIAPQEWESQIFTYYSTADGAEPTAIRRGKETYDAVNYRRRFIEELDTSRTDRNYYDELYLHKEGVGYRLNMRTRECEKFPLTEPWHTIEVPENCSLDSTYYLGSPSAGVNNYVEMNYYSGYTERGYYRGTWTTRDCIPYIHSWLTTYPTPSYHRTTHFDTTPGISDPNVFIPPQECQ